In the Osmerus eperlanus chromosome 27, fOsmEpe2.1, whole genome shotgun sequence genome, one interval contains:
- the cchcr1 gene encoding coiled-coil alpha-helical rod protein 1 isoform X3, which translates to MERPKADEKLNAPCDFVASTATMADHKDLMTPSHFTASSQSTSITVPGAIRGPGTTPLTWVNPAPTTKTMDPWLAINQAKQEILELRKENQRIMMLQGDGSRRGHATGGCADSRTSHRSGERGDTSRWETEWRLDMERLRAESERLRGQVEALKEAAGRQREEMRDKESYLNRQSLEMEAAREELCKTKAELGIISVELNLKREEKERVSAQLGRLERESGEEVERLNRDVERSRLEAQRLTAEVEAAHLKAGAEAKEHASKLRRQLEELQRRQETELQQLTSTHSTEMALVRQTNSELQARLCVLTQEVTQQKSSLLDVFAERDGLNEQLSQMGKDFETQSATLQSLRNYIGELSPEKGEEDKLTETIKRLQREKEALQVTTELLTVRLNSVNDILALQEEEMMEKAGSETLLKGSSKGARVLRCWREKVFTLLVQLRLKDLETRGEKEKLHSAMSSLERQVKEEKRQAGVFQHALQDRAAELHLERVARQVVEQDLASTQTENAELKTCRQEAGMGLNTMTEAVQRFSLAFEAKIAELESAQSRLNSHSQRLTFAKRKVDTIQGLMMRREALRRIHQQPPKPADVVSEGSRLGDLRAELALVCEERDKLAQELRRTPDLVQNALADLHERFGAKVSQLSGAVEQSRTEVQEAAAGRDEAQRRLLEAHTQLEEGSLRLEQISGQLLGQRQESDRALSDVEERCTRQLRDMETQLNAARREHSKAVVALRQVERHAEREREQERGARRLQEEHSDREIRELQKRLQEKDKDKNLLLATVRERGLLSEYKRARSRALQTSTVPGEPESPPGTIAHSGLGGKDEPPPKESLLSMLGDLQALSSSLAESSEDSAEEEGQGDGGKAVGDA; encoded by the exons ATGGAGAGACCCAAAGCAGATGAAAAGCTCAATGCTCCTTGTGATTTTGTGGCGTCAACCGCTACAA TGGCTGACCACAAGGACTTGATGACCCCATCCCATTTCACAGCAAGCTCTCAGTCTACCTCCATCACGGTGCCAGGTGCCATAAGGGGACCAGGGACAACACCGCTTACGTGGGTAAATCCTGccccaacaacaaaaacaatggaTCCATGGCTTGCCATCAACCAGGCCAAGCAGGAAATCCTCGAATTGCGCAAGGAAAACCAGAGGATCATGATGCTACAGGGAGATGGATCAAGAAGGGGGCATGCTACGGGTGGTTGTGCAGACTCCAGAACAAG TCACAGGTCCGGGGAGAGGGGTGACACGTCGAGATGGGAGACAGAGTGGAGACTGGACATGGAGAGGCTGAGGGCTGAGTCAGAGAGACTCagggggcaggtggaggctcTGAAAGAGGctgcagggaggcagagggaagagATGCGAGATAAGGAAAGCTACCTAAACAG GCAGAGTCTCGAAATGGAGGCGGCGCGTGAGGAGTTATGTAAGACCAAGGCTGAACTTGGCATCATTAGTGTGGAGCTCAATCTGAAGAgggaagaaaaggagagggtcAGCGCTCAG CTGGGGAGATtggagagggagtcaggggaggaggtggagaggctgAACAGGGACGTGGAGCGGAGCAGGTTGGAGGCTCAGAGGCTGACCGCAGAGGTCGAGGCCGCCCACCTAAAGGCCGGGGCGGAGGCCAAGGAGCACGCTTCGAAACTGAGACGGCAACTGGAGGAGttacagaggagacaggaaacagag TTGCAGCAGTTGACTTCGACCCATAGTACAGAGATGGCTTTGGTGAGACAAACCAACTCTGAACTGCAGGCCAGACTGTGTGTCCTGACCCAGGAAGTGACTCAGCAGAAGAGCAGTCTACTGGACGTGTTTGCAGAAAGAGACGGGTTGAACGAGCAACTCAG CCAAATGGGAAAGGATTTTGAGACCCAGTCGGCTACACTGCAGAGTCTGAGAAATTACATTGGGGAACTTTCCcctgagaaaggagaggaggataaatTGACAGAAACAATTAAG AGGCtgcaaagagagaaggaggctctACAGGTGACCACAGAACTATTGACTGTTAGACTCAACTCTGTGAACGACATATTGGCTCtgcaagaggaggagatgatggagaag GCCGGCTCAGAGACGCTACTTAAGGGCTCTTCTAAAGGAGCCAGGGTGCTACGTTGCTGGAGGGAGAAAGTCTTCACCTTGTTGGTCCAGCTCCGCTTGAAGGACTTGGAAacgagaggagaaaaggagaaactTCACTCAGCG ATGTCGTCCCTGGAGCGGCAGGTCAAGGAGGAGAAGCGCCAGGCCGGTGTGTTCCAGCACGCCCTGCAAGACCGGGCCGCCGAGCTGCACCTGGAGAGGGTGGCCAGGCAG GTTGTTGAGCAGGACTTAGCCAGTACCCAGACGGAGAACGCAGAGCTGAAGACTTGTCGTCAAGAGGCGGGAATGGGACTGAACACCATGACAGAGGCAGTCCAGAG ATTCAGCCTGGCATTCGAGGCCAAGATCGCTGAGCTAGAGAGCGCCCAGTCACGCCTCAACAGTCACAGCCAGAGACTCACCTTTGCCAAGCGAAAGGTGGACACAATTCAAG ggctgatgatgaggagggaggcCCTACGGAGGATCCACCAGCAGCCTCCCAAGCCGGCCGACGTCGTCTCCGAAGG GAGCCGTCTCGGAGACCTGCGGGCAGAGCTGGCCCTGGTGtgcgaggagagagacaagctggcGCAGGAGCTTAGGAGGACCCCGGACCTCGTCCAGAACGCCCTCGCCGACCTCCACGAGCGGT TCGGGGCCAAGGTGAGTCAGCTGAGCGGGGCCGTGGAGCAGAGCAGGACGGAGGTCCAGGAGGCGGCGGCAGGGCGGGACGAGGCCCAGAGGAGGCTGCTGGAGGCCCACACacagctggaggagggcagcctgCGTCTGGAGCAGATCAGCGGCCAGCTGCTCGGCCAGCGCCAGGAGAGCGATCGAG CGCTGTCTGACGTGGAGGAGCGCTGCACCCggcagctgagggacatggaGACCCAGCTGAACGCGGCCAGGAGGGAGCACAGCAAAGCAG TTGTGGCTCTGCGCCAGGTGGAGAGACAcgcggagagagagcgggagcaggagagaggggcccgGCGTCTTCAGGAGGAGCACAGCGACAGGGAAATCCGCGAGTTGCAGAAACGACTGCAAGAAAAGGACAAGGACAAAAACCTGCTACTG GCCACGGTGCGTGAACGAGGCCTGCTGAGCGAGTATAAAAGAGCCCGCAGCAGAGCCCTGCAGACCTCCACCGTCCCAGGGGAGCCGGAGAGCCCCCCGGGGACAATCGCTCACTCCGGTCTGGGAGGCAAAGACGAGCCGCCCCCCAAAG AGTCTCTGCTGAGCATGCTGGGGGACCTCCAGGCTCTCAGCTCCTCCCTGGCGGAGAGCTCCGAGGACTCTGCCGAGGAAGAGGGGCAGGGCGACGGCGGGAAGGCGGTCGGAGACGCCTGA
- the cchcr1 gene encoding coiled-coil alpha-helical rod protein 1 isoform X1, protein MERPKADEKLNAPCDFVASTATMADHKDLMTPSHFTASSQSTSITVPGAIRGPGTTPLTWVNPAPTTKTMDPWLAINQAKQEILELRKENQRIMMLQGDGSRRGHATGGCADSRTSHRSGERGDTSRWETEWRLDMERLRAESERLRGQVEALKEAAGRQREEMRDKESYLNRQSLEMEAAREELCKTKAELGIISVELNLKREEKERVSAQLGRLERESGEEVERLNRDVERSRLEAQRLTAEVEAAHLKAGAEAKEHASKLRRQLEELQRRQETELQQLTSTHSTEMALVRQTNSELQARLCVLTQEVTQQKSSLLDVFAERDGLNEQLSQMGKDFETQSATLQSLRNYIGELSPEKGEEDKLTETIKRLQREKEALQVTTELLTVRLNSVNDILALQEEEMMEKAGSETLLKGSSKGARVLRCWREKVFTLLVQLRLKDLETRGEKEKLHSAMSSLERQVKEEKRQAGVFQHALQDRAAELHLERVARQVVEQDLASTQTENAELKTCRQEAGMGLNTMTEAVQRFSLAFEAKIAELESAQSRLNSHSQRLTFAKRKVDTIQGLMMRREALRRIHQQPPKPADVVSEGSRLGDLRAELALVCEERDKLAQELRRTPDLVQNALADLHERFGAKVSQLSGAVEQSRTEVQEAAAGRDEAQRRLLEAHTQLEEGSLRLEQISGQLLGQRQESDRALSDVEERCTRQLRDMETQLNAARREHSKAVVALRQVERHAEREREQERGARRLQEEHSDREIRELQKRLQEKDKDKNLLLVKRARRGVVSLLSATVRERGLLSEYKRARSRALQTSTVPGEPESPPGTIAHSGLGGKDEPPPKESLLSMLGDLQALSSSLAESSEDSAEEEGQGDGGKAVGDA, encoded by the exons ATGGAGAGACCCAAAGCAGATGAAAAGCTCAATGCTCCTTGTGATTTTGTGGCGTCAACCGCTACAA TGGCTGACCACAAGGACTTGATGACCCCATCCCATTTCACAGCAAGCTCTCAGTCTACCTCCATCACGGTGCCAGGTGCCATAAGGGGACCAGGGACAACACCGCTTACGTGGGTAAATCCTGccccaacaacaaaaacaatggaTCCATGGCTTGCCATCAACCAGGCCAAGCAGGAAATCCTCGAATTGCGCAAGGAAAACCAGAGGATCATGATGCTACAGGGAGATGGATCAAGAAGGGGGCATGCTACGGGTGGTTGTGCAGACTCCAGAACAAG TCACAGGTCCGGGGAGAGGGGTGACACGTCGAGATGGGAGACAGAGTGGAGACTGGACATGGAGAGGCTGAGGGCTGAGTCAGAGAGACTCagggggcaggtggaggctcTGAAAGAGGctgcagggaggcagagggaagagATGCGAGATAAGGAAAGCTACCTAAACAG GCAGAGTCTCGAAATGGAGGCGGCGCGTGAGGAGTTATGTAAGACCAAGGCTGAACTTGGCATCATTAGTGTGGAGCTCAATCTGAAGAgggaagaaaaggagagggtcAGCGCTCAG CTGGGGAGATtggagagggagtcaggggaggaggtggagaggctgAACAGGGACGTGGAGCGGAGCAGGTTGGAGGCTCAGAGGCTGACCGCAGAGGTCGAGGCCGCCCACCTAAAGGCCGGGGCGGAGGCCAAGGAGCACGCTTCGAAACTGAGACGGCAACTGGAGGAGttacagaggagacaggaaacagag TTGCAGCAGTTGACTTCGACCCATAGTACAGAGATGGCTTTGGTGAGACAAACCAACTCTGAACTGCAGGCCAGACTGTGTGTCCTGACCCAGGAAGTGACTCAGCAGAAGAGCAGTCTACTGGACGTGTTTGCAGAAAGAGACGGGTTGAACGAGCAACTCAG CCAAATGGGAAAGGATTTTGAGACCCAGTCGGCTACACTGCAGAGTCTGAGAAATTACATTGGGGAACTTTCCcctgagaaaggagaggaggataaatTGACAGAAACAATTAAG AGGCtgcaaagagagaaggaggctctACAGGTGACCACAGAACTATTGACTGTTAGACTCAACTCTGTGAACGACATATTGGCTCtgcaagaggaggagatgatggagaag GCCGGCTCAGAGACGCTACTTAAGGGCTCTTCTAAAGGAGCCAGGGTGCTACGTTGCTGGAGGGAGAAAGTCTTCACCTTGTTGGTCCAGCTCCGCTTGAAGGACTTGGAAacgagaggagaaaaggagaaactTCACTCAGCG ATGTCGTCCCTGGAGCGGCAGGTCAAGGAGGAGAAGCGCCAGGCCGGTGTGTTCCAGCACGCCCTGCAAGACCGGGCCGCCGAGCTGCACCTGGAGAGGGTGGCCAGGCAG GTTGTTGAGCAGGACTTAGCCAGTACCCAGACGGAGAACGCAGAGCTGAAGACTTGTCGTCAAGAGGCGGGAATGGGACTGAACACCATGACAGAGGCAGTCCAGAG ATTCAGCCTGGCATTCGAGGCCAAGATCGCTGAGCTAGAGAGCGCCCAGTCACGCCTCAACAGTCACAGCCAGAGACTCACCTTTGCCAAGCGAAAGGTGGACACAATTCAAG ggctgatgatgaggagggaggcCCTACGGAGGATCCACCAGCAGCCTCCCAAGCCGGCCGACGTCGTCTCCGAAGG GAGCCGTCTCGGAGACCTGCGGGCAGAGCTGGCCCTGGTGtgcgaggagagagacaagctggcGCAGGAGCTTAGGAGGACCCCGGACCTCGTCCAGAACGCCCTCGCCGACCTCCACGAGCGGT TCGGGGCCAAGGTGAGTCAGCTGAGCGGGGCCGTGGAGCAGAGCAGGACGGAGGTCCAGGAGGCGGCGGCAGGGCGGGACGAGGCCCAGAGGAGGCTGCTGGAGGCCCACACacagctggaggagggcagcctgCGTCTGGAGCAGATCAGCGGCCAGCTGCTCGGCCAGCGCCAGGAGAGCGATCGAG CGCTGTCTGACGTGGAGGAGCGCTGCACCCggcagctgagggacatggaGACCCAGCTGAACGCGGCCAGGAGGGAGCACAGCAAAGCAG TTGTGGCTCTGCGCCAGGTGGAGAGACAcgcggagagagagcgggagcaggagagaggggcccgGCGTCTTCAGGAGGAGCACAGCGACAGGGAAATCCGCGAGTTGCAGAAACGACTGCAAGAAAAGGACAAGGACAAAAACCTGCTACTGGTAAAGAGGGCCCGACGGGGGGTCGTAAGCTTGCTGTCG GCCACGGTGCGTGAACGAGGCCTGCTGAGCGAGTATAAAAGAGCCCGCAGCAGAGCCCTGCAGACCTCCACCGTCCCAGGGGAGCCGGAGAGCCCCCCGGGGACAATCGCTCACTCCGGTCTGGGAGGCAAAGACGAGCCGCCCCCCAAAG AGTCTCTGCTGAGCATGCTGGGGGACCTCCAGGCTCTCAGCTCCTCCCTGGCGGAGAGCTCCGAGGACTCTGCCGAGGAAGAGGGGCAGGGCGACGGCGGGAAGGCGGTCGGAGACGCCTGA
- the cchcr1 gene encoding coiled-coil alpha-helical rod protein 1 isoform X2, whose amino-acid sequence MERPKADEKLNAPCDFVASTATMADHKDLMTPSHFTASSQSTSITVPGAIRGPGTTPLTWVNPAPTTKTMDPWLAINQAKQEILELRKENQRIMMLQGDGSRRGHATGGCADSRTRSGERGDTSRWETEWRLDMERLRAESERLRGQVEALKEAAGRQREEMRDKESYLNRQSLEMEAAREELCKTKAELGIISVELNLKREEKERVSAQLGRLERESGEEVERLNRDVERSRLEAQRLTAEVEAAHLKAGAEAKEHASKLRRQLEELQRRQETELQQLTSTHSTEMALVRQTNSELQARLCVLTQEVTQQKSSLLDVFAERDGLNEQLSQMGKDFETQSATLQSLRNYIGELSPEKGEEDKLTETIKRLQREKEALQVTTELLTVRLNSVNDILALQEEEMMEKAGSETLLKGSSKGARVLRCWREKVFTLLVQLRLKDLETRGEKEKLHSAMSSLERQVKEEKRQAGVFQHALQDRAAELHLERVARQVVEQDLASTQTENAELKTCRQEAGMGLNTMTEAVQRFSLAFEAKIAELESAQSRLNSHSQRLTFAKRKVDTIQGLMMRREALRRIHQQPPKPADVVSEGSRLGDLRAELALVCEERDKLAQELRRTPDLVQNALADLHERFGAKVSQLSGAVEQSRTEVQEAAAGRDEAQRRLLEAHTQLEEGSLRLEQISGQLLGQRQESDRALSDVEERCTRQLRDMETQLNAARREHSKAVVALRQVERHAEREREQERGARRLQEEHSDREIRELQKRLQEKDKDKNLLLVKRARRGVVSLLSATVRERGLLSEYKRARSRALQTSTVPGEPESPPGTIAHSGLGGKDEPPPKESLLSMLGDLQALSSSLAESSEDSAEEEGQGDGGKAVGDA is encoded by the exons ATGGAGAGACCCAAAGCAGATGAAAAGCTCAATGCTCCTTGTGATTTTGTGGCGTCAACCGCTACAA TGGCTGACCACAAGGACTTGATGACCCCATCCCATTTCACAGCAAGCTCTCAGTCTACCTCCATCACGGTGCCAGGTGCCATAAGGGGACCAGGGACAACACCGCTTACGTGGGTAAATCCTGccccaacaacaaaaacaatggaTCCATGGCTTGCCATCAACCAGGCCAAGCAGGAAATCCTCGAATTGCGCAAGGAAAACCAGAGGATCATGATGCTACAGGGAGATGGATCAAGAAGGGGGCATGCTACGGGTGGTTGTGCAGACTCCAGAACAAG GTCCGGGGAGAGGGGTGACACGTCGAGATGGGAGACAGAGTGGAGACTGGACATGGAGAGGCTGAGGGCTGAGTCAGAGAGACTCagggggcaggtggaggctcTGAAAGAGGctgcagggaggcagagggaagagATGCGAGATAAGGAAAGCTACCTAAACAG GCAGAGTCTCGAAATGGAGGCGGCGCGTGAGGAGTTATGTAAGACCAAGGCTGAACTTGGCATCATTAGTGTGGAGCTCAATCTGAAGAgggaagaaaaggagagggtcAGCGCTCAG CTGGGGAGATtggagagggagtcaggggaggaggtggagaggctgAACAGGGACGTGGAGCGGAGCAGGTTGGAGGCTCAGAGGCTGACCGCAGAGGTCGAGGCCGCCCACCTAAAGGCCGGGGCGGAGGCCAAGGAGCACGCTTCGAAACTGAGACGGCAACTGGAGGAGttacagaggagacaggaaacagag TTGCAGCAGTTGACTTCGACCCATAGTACAGAGATGGCTTTGGTGAGACAAACCAACTCTGAACTGCAGGCCAGACTGTGTGTCCTGACCCAGGAAGTGACTCAGCAGAAGAGCAGTCTACTGGACGTGTTTGCAGAAAGAGACGGGTTGAACGAGCAACTCAG CCAAATGGGAAAGGATTTTGAGACCCAGTCGGCTACACTGCAGAGTCTGAGAAATTACATTGGGGAACTTTCCcctgagaaaggagaggaggataaatTGACAGAAACAATTAAG AGGCtgcaaagagagaaggaggctctACAGGTGACCACAGAACTATTGACTGTTAGACTCAACTCTGTGAACGACATATTGGCTCtgcaagaggaggagatgatggagaag GCCGGCTCAGAGACGCTACTTAAGGGCTCTTCTAAAGGAGCCAGGGTGCTACGTTGCTGGAGGGAGAAAGTCTTCACCTTGTTGGTCCAGCTCCGCTTGAAGGACTTGGAAacgagaggagaaaaggagaaactTCACTCAGCG ATGTCGTCCCTGGAGCGGCAGGTCAAGGAGGAGAAGCGCCAGGCCGGTGTGTTCCAGCACGCCCTGCAAGACCGGGCCGCCGAGCTGCACCTGGAGAGGGTGGCCAGGCAG GTTGTTGAGCAGGACTTAGCCAGTACCCAGACGGAGAACGCAGAGCTGAAGACTTGTCGTCAAGAGGCGGGAATGGGACTGAACACCATGACAGAGGCAGTCCAGAG ATTCAGCCTGGCATTCGAGGCCAAGATCGCTGAGCTAGAGAGCGCCCAGTCACGCCTCAACAGTCACAGCCAGAGACTCACCTTTGCCAAGCGAAAGGTGGACACAATTCAAG ggctgatgatgaggagggaggcCCTACGGAGGATCCACCAGCAGCCTCCCAAGCCGGCCGACGTCGTCTCCGAAGG GAGCCGTCTCGGAGACCTGCGGGCAGAGCTGGCCCTGGTGtgcgaggagagagacaagctggcGCAGGAGCTTAGGAGGACCCCGGACCTCGTCCAGAACGCCCTCGCCGACCTCCACGAGCGGT TCGGGGCCAAGGTGAGTCAGCTGAGCGGGGCCGTGGAGCAGAGCAGGACGGAGGTCCAGGAGGCGGCGGCAGGGCGGGACGAGGCCCAGAGGAGGCTGCTGGAGGCCCACACacagctggaggagggcagcctgCGTCTGGAGCAGATCAGCGGCCAGCTGCTCGGCCAGCGCCAGGAGAGCGATCGAG CGCTGTCTGACGTGGAGGAGCGCTGCACCCggcagctgagggacatggaGACCCAGCTGAACGCGGCCAGGAGGGAGCACAGCAAAGCAG TTGTGGCTCTGCGCCAGGTGGAGAGACAcgcggagagagagcgggagcaggagagaggggcccgGCGTCTTCAGGAGGAGCACAGCGACAGGGAAATCCGCGAGTTGCAGAAACGACTGCAAGAAAAGGACAAGGACAAAAACCTGCTACTGGTAAAGAGGGCCCGACGGGGGGTCGTAAGCTTGCTGTCG GCCACGGTGCGTGAACGAGGCCTGCTGAGCGAGTATAAAAGAGCCCGCAGCAGAGCCCTGCAGACCTCCACCGTCCCAGGGGAGCCGGAGAGCCCCCCGGGGACAATCGCTCACTCCGGTCTGGGAGGCAAAGACGAGCCGCCCCCCAAAG AGTCTCTGCTGAGCATGCTGGGGGACCTCCAGGCTCTCAGCTCCTCCCTGGCGGAGAGCTCCGAGGACTCTGCCGAGGAAGAGGGGCAGGGCGACGGCGGGAAGGCGGTCGGAGACGCCTGA